One genomic region from Bacteroidetes Order II. bacterium encodes:
- a CDS encoding FAD-dependent oxidoreductase translates to MNRRNFIQSSSFALAGLPFVIGPFYRGTQRLETQILIYGGGASGICAAIQAARMGMDVTVIENTPWIGGMLTSAGVSALDGNKYGAGGGLVAEFRDYLIRHYGGEKQTFTGWISLYCYEPKIGHAALQSLVKPLPNLKILYEADVIGYEKTDSRDRKITVRTKEGQRTEVICQIFMDCTEYGDGMKLAGVKYRLGREAQHEYEEAAAPLVADMEMQDLTYAATLVKTTEGKAMPFSALEESYWDNMFRCSTQLDCYLPDLNDKKVLNHTIHTWQSFITYAALPNNKYLLNWPHHSNDYAIAEAFFEDLYYRNYVLQSAKLHTLQFVKYMQNRLGHPEWQLATDEYPTKDHLPMIPYIRESRRLVNQHVLRLQDMIPVNGNKRAPFRPDAIAVGDYFIDHHHAKSNLPIEQRLIEDYPDNGPFQIPPSVFFPENGDDSFMVGEKSIAVTHIVNGCTRLQPAVMLMGQAMGAIAAIALQKGIAPAQVPTSLVQEILIGAGCQLYILYDIPKGHALFSTTQKLALRGVLNEEDALVLEADKNIPTALAQKWSSRAKCDALKPGLIAQEITPKDLMPPYRKMLPASQKPLTKGAFIRMLGQALKLI, encoded by the coding sequence ATGAACCGTCGGAATTTTATTCAGTCTTCCTCGTTTGCATTGGCAGGATTGCCTTTTGTGATCGGCCCTTTTTATCGCGGCACACAGCGTCTCGAAACCCAAATACTGATCTATGGCGGTGGTGCGTCTGGCATTTGTGCCGCCATCCAAGCTGCCCGAATGGGTATGGATGTAACCGTGATCGAAAATACCCCGTGGATTGGTGGGATGCTCACCAGTGCTGGCGTGAGTGCTCTGGATGGCAACAAATATGGTGCTGGTGGCGGCCTGGTGGCGGAATTCCGAGATTACCTAATCCGACATTATGGCGGAGAAAAACAAACATTTACGGGCTGGATTAGTCTCTATTGCTACGAACCGAAAATTGGACATGCCGCCTTGCAAAGTTTGGTAAAACCATTGCCGAACCTCAAAATCTTGTACGAGGCCGATGTCATTGGATATGAAAAGACCGATAGCCGCGACCGAAAAATCACCGTCCGTACAAAAGAAGGCCAGAGAACCGAGGTAATCTGCCAGATATTTATGGATTGTACCGAATATGGCGATGGCATGAAATTAGCTGGCGTGAAGTACCGATTGGGGCGAGAAGCCCAACACGAATACGAAGAAGCCGCTGCGCCATTGGTAGCCGATATGGAAATGCAGGATTTAACCTATGCTGCTACGTTGGTCAAAACAACAGAAGGCAAAGCCATGCCCTTTAGTGCTTTAGAAGAATCCTATTGGGACAACATGTTTCGGTGTAGCACCCAGTTGGATTGTTACTTGCCAGACCTGAACGACAAAAAAGTCCTGAACCATACCATTCATACGTGGCAAAGTTTTATTACCTATGCCGCCCTGCCCAATAACAAATATTTACTCAACTGGCCCCACCATTCTAATGATTATGCAATTGCCGAAGCTTTTTTTGAAGATTTGTATTACCGCAACTATGTATTACAGTCGGCGAAATTGCACACCCTCCAGTTTGTTAAATACATGCAGAACAGACTCGGACATCCCGAATGGCAATTAGCCACCGATGAATACCCTACCAAAGACCATCTACCGATGATTCCATATATCCGGGAAAGCCGTCGTTTGGTGAATCAACATGTGCTACGGTTACAAGACATGATTCCGGTGAATGGCAATAAGCGGGCGCCCTTCCGTCCAGACGCCATTGCTGTAGGCGATTATTTTATAGACCACCATCATGCCAAGTCTAATCTGCCAATAGAGCAACGCCTCATAGAAGATTATCCAGACAATGGTCCCTTCCAAATTCCGCCCTCGGTATTCTTTCCAGAAAATGGGGACGACAGTTTTATGGTAGGCGAAAAAAGCATTGCAGTTACCCACATTGTAAATGGCTGTACGCGTCTGCAACCAGCCGTTATGCTGATGGGACAAGCAATGGGTGCAATCGCAGCCATTGCCCTTCAAAAAGGCATCGCGCCTGCACAGGTCCCTACGTCCCTCGTGCAAGAAATCCTTATTGGTGCGGGTTGCCAATTGTATATTCTATACGACATTCCGAAAGGCCACGCCCTCTTTAGCACCACCCAAAAATTAGCGTTGAGGGGTGTCTTAAACGAAGAGGATGCCTTGGTTCTCGAAGCCGATAAAAACATACCAACCGCACTCGCCCAGAAGTGGAGCAGCCGTGCGAAATGCGATGCTCTTAAGCCGGGCCTCATAGCACAAGAAATAACGCCCAAAGACCTGATGCCCCCGTACCGAAAAATGCTTCCGGCCTCACAAAAACCCCTTACCAAGGGTGCATTTATCAGAATGCTGGGCCAAGCCCTCAAACTTATATGA
- a CDS encoding family 10 glycosylhydrolase, with protein MSKPIRVFASIFLIFLTLSKNAAPVQGQSLPVYKKEVRGVWITNVASDILNSRENIARGLDYLAQNGFNVIFPVVWNKDYTLFPSNVMVRHFGAERRLDPAFAAQKRDPLAELIVEAHSRGMEVIPWFEYGFASNGFLVNAKPDWATLGTNGKVVNKNGFFWMAAINPDVQQFMLDLMKEVIENYDVDGIQGDDRLPAMAVEGGYDEYTVQLYKREHNGIAPPTFQKDPDWVQWRSDKLTTFLGKLYRMVKKQDPNLTVSMSPSILDFAKYEYLQDWTRWLDSTYVDLVHPQAYRYDLFGYQSIVGQMVGATPTSSGYVKQTYKHKISPGIVTKASQINGPNLVRQMVNYHRNLGVMGEVFFYYEGMGAQNQFLADSLRKYFYKEPAVMPNRNSVWRPIPTIQNETDATVLKSGTWEANAGAGYAGAVLRGKQGTNPVITYRFSPPYSGFFDVFVWVAGGRSDASQIAPYSIKNNNGLQYTEFVNQVSADSRWVKLTGIPAVFGKDIEIVVFADDVADGGAVYADAVMFKLNRKKSPEVQIQFRTPIDRDPGLPQQIDLDQNYPNPFNPTTTIRFRLEKTESVRLTLYDMLGRRVGTLVDNRLLTAGEHQVVVDAQHLPSGHYHYRLETPTGALIRQMTLIK; from the coding sequence ATGAGTAAGCCAATTCGTGTATTTGCGTCCATTTTCCTAATCTTCCTTACCCTATCCAAAAATGCGGCACCTGTGCAAGGTCAATCTTTGCCCGTCTATAAAAAAGAAGTACGCGGTGTCTGGATTACGAACGTGGCGTCGGATATCTTAAACTCTCGGGAAAATATTGCCCGTGGATTAGATTATCTTGCCCAAAACGGCTTTAATGTCATTTTTCCAGTAGTCTGGAACAAGGATTACACCCTCTTTCCAAGCAATGTAATGGTACGCCATTTCGGAGCCGAACGGCGGTTAGATCCAGCCTTTGCTGCTCAAAAACGGGATCCACTCGCCGAGCTTATCGTGGAAGCACATAGCCGTGGAATGGAGGTCATTCCGTGGTTTGAATATGGTTTTGCCTCTAATGGGTTTTTGGTAAATGCTAAGCCGGACTGGGCAACTCTCGGCACGAATGGCAAAGTCGTGAATAAAAACGGTTTTTTCTGGATGGCAGCCATTAATCCAGACGTTCAACAATTCATGCTCGACTTGATGAAGGAGGTGATCGAAAACTACGATGTGGATGGCATACAAGGAGATGACCGCTTGCCTGCAATGGCAGTGGAAGGCGGCTATGATGAATACACGGTTCAGCTCTATAAACGAGAACACAACGGGATTGCCCCTCCAACTTTCCAAAAAGACCCCGATTGGGTGCAGTGGCGCTCAGACAAATTAACCACTTTCCTAGGTAAACTTTATAGAATGGTCAAAAAACAAGACCCCAATCTGACCGTCTCCATGTCTCCTTCCATTCTGGATTTTGCCAAATACGAGTATCTCCAGGATTGGACCCGGTGGCTGGATTCCACCTATGTGGACTTGGTACACCCACAAGCCTACCGATATGATCTTTTTGGATATCAGAGCATTGTTGGGCAGATGGTCGGTGCTACCCCAACATCTTCCGGTTATGTAAAACAGACATATAAGCATAAAATTTCCCCAGGGATTGTCACAAAAGCTTCTCAGATCAATGGTCCCAATTTGGTAAGGCAAATGGTCAACTACCACCGAAACTTGGGCGTGATGGGAGAGGTGTTTTTTTATTATGAAGGCATGGGCGCACAAAACCAGTTTTTGGCTGATTCTCTGCGGAAGTACTTCTACAAAGAACCCGCCGTTATGCCCAACCGGAACTCCGTCTGGCGTCCCATTCCAACCATTCAAAATGAAACGGATGCCACCGTCCTTAAATCGGGCACATGGGAAGCCAACGCCGGAGCCGGATACGCGGGAGCGGTACTACGTGGCAAACAAGGAACAAATCCTGTCATTACATACCGCTTTAGCCCGCCCTATTCTGGCTTTTTTGATGTTTTTGTTTGGGTTGCTGGTGGACGTAGCGATGCCTCTCAGATTGCACCATATAGCATCAAGAACAATAACGGATTACAATATACCGAATTTGTCAATCAAGTGTCCGCTGATAGCCGTTGGGTCAAACTAACCGGCATTCCGGCTGTTTTCGGAAAAGACATTGAAATTGTGGTATTTGCAGACGATGTGGCAGATGGAGGCGCCGTCTATGCCGATGCGGTTATGTTTAAGCTCAACCGTAAAAAATCTCCAGAAGTACAAATACAATTCCGCACACCAATAGACCGCGACCCAGGGCTGCCCCAACAAATTGACTTAGACCAGAATTACCCAAACCCTTTTAATCCAACCACCACCATCCGCTTCCGATTGGAGAAAACCGAGTCGGTACGCCTCACCTTATACGACATGCTGGGCAGACGAGTAGGTACTTTGGTAGATAACCGGCTGTTAACTGCTGGCGAACATCAGGTGGTAGTGGATGCACAACACCTTCCTAGTGGTCACTACCATTATCGCCTCGAAACCCCCACAGGTGCCTTAATTCGACAAATGACCTTGATCAAGTAA
- the ygiD gene encoding 4,5-DOPA dioxygenase extradiol, with translation MRSLQDLASASTHFPRTPPMPLLFLGHGSPMNAIEENEFVVGFRRQAQNLPRPHAILCISAHWLTNGTHLTAMPAPRTIHDVYGFPPTLYEVNYPAPGSPALAAEAQQLLSPSIAQLDMHWGLDHGAWSVLKHLFPAADVPVVQMSIDYHRAPSHHYELAKRLYPLRERGILIVGSGNLVHNLSKVDFSRVNEVGYGYDWAHEARNRINNAMDDEDLDTLLHYERQGHAFRMAIPTPDHYFPLLYCMGLKQKHESAFRFNDQLLAGSLSMTSVRFN, from the coding sequence ATGCGTTCTCTCCAAGACCTTGCCTCTGCAAGTACCCATTTTCCGCGAACGCCGCCCATGCCACTCCTGTTCTTGGGACATGGCAGCCCCATGAATGCCATCGAAGAAAATGAATTCGTGGTCGGTTTCCGGAGGCAAGCCCAAAATCTACCGCGACCTCATGCCATTTTGTGCATCTCGGCGCATTGGCTCACGAATGGTACCCACCTAACAGCCATGCCGGCCCCACGCACCATCCACGATGTTTATGGGTTCCCACCCACACTCTACGAGGTGAATTACCCCGCACCCGGTAGTCCTGCATTGGCCGCTGAAGCCCAACAACTGCTTTCTCCAAGTATCGCCCAATTGGATATGCACTGGGGCTTAGATCACGGGGCTTGGAGTGTGCTGAAGCATCTTTTTCCAGCGGCAGATGTTCCAGTTGTACAAATGAGTATAGACTATCATCGCGCGCCCTCCCATCACTATGAATTGGCGAAACGCTTGTACCCACTTCGTGAGCGGGGTATTCTGATTGTGGGAAGCGGAAATTTGGTACATAACCTCAGCAAAGTGGACTTTTCACGAGTCAATGAGGTTGGCTATGGCTATGATTGGGCACACGAAGCCCGTAATCGAATAAACAATGCAATGGATGACGAGGATTTAGACACGCTTTTACATTATGAGCGGCAAGGACACGCCTTCCGCATGGCCATCCCTACACCCGATCATTATTTCCCATTGCTGTACTGTATGGGATTAAAACAGAAACATGAATCGGCTTTTCGCTTTAATGACCAGTTACTTGCTGGTTCCCTCTCCATGACCAGTGTCAGATTCAACTGA
- a CDS encoding DUF481 domain-containing protein gives MKRYLFTQTLALGFFTIAFSQVNTERLRVFGDKPGWNHSFQAAFAYASGNSDFARLSGTWRTDFERKPRELLLVANFERGISNNNRYVNKGFGHVRALYRVTEPLKAEIFLQKEYNEFTRLQDRQLAGAGLRWKMISHAPMGQNPKSGLWMYLGVGGMYEVEQIKDEPTETTRLFRSTNYLTFYIDLGNQVSLNTVGYFQIAPIHPKDFRILAENNVTVTLAKNIALTSGISFRYDNQPPTKVKPYDFSLMQGLRVAL, from the coding sequence ATGAAGCGCTATTTGTTTACACAAACCTTGGCGCTTGGCTTTTTTACCATTGCCTTCAGCCAAGTGAACACCGAGCGATTACGTGTCTTTGGGGACAAGCCTGGTTGGAACCACAGCTTTCAGGCCGCATTTGCTTATGCCTCTGGGAATTCAGATTTTGCCCGTCTTAGTGGAACTTGGCGTACCGATTTTGAACGCAAGCCCCGCGAATTACTGCTCGTTGCCAATTTTGAGCGAGGTATTTCTAATAACAACAGGTATGTCAATAAGGGTTTTGGGCATGTCCGTGCCCTCTATCGTGTCACAGAACCACTTAAAGCAGAGATCTTCCTACAAAAAGAATACAACGAATTTACCCGTTTACAAGACCGTCAGTTAGCCGGAGCAGGACTCCGTTGGAAAATGATTAGCCATGCGCCAATGGGCCAAAATCCCAAATCAGGGTTGTGGATGTACCTTGGTGTTGGGGGGATGTACGAAGTAGAACAGATCAAAGATGAGCCTACTGAAACCACTCGCCTCTTCCGTTCCACCAATTATCTCACCTTTTACATAGACTTGGGAAACCAAGTATCCCTAAATACGGTCGGCTATTTCCAAATCGCACCCATTCATCCTAAAGACTTCCGCATTTTGGCAGAAAACAATGTGACCGTGACATTAGCCAAAAACATTGCCCTCACCTCTGGAATATCCTTCCGTTACGATAACCAACCACCTACAAAGGTGAAACCGTACGATTTTTCACTCATGCAGGGATTACGGGTTGCACTCTAA
- a CDS encoding Smr/MutS family protein, translating to MRWEDDGAKVTLDLHGVRVDDVEALVLRALRLAFQYGRISMKIVHGNSTSETLYRNRTIKYQLYELIESGALDDYISDELYSEGFCTLILHRTTHKPKTHRINPFDVFR from the coding sequence ATGCGTTGGGAGGATGATGGCGCTAAAGTGACCTTAGACCTGCATGGTGTGCGGGTGGATGATGTCGAGGCTTTGGTTTTACGTGCCTTGCGGCTGGCTTTTCAATATGGCCGTATCAGCATGAAGATTGTACACGGCAACTCTACCAGCGAGACTTTGTACCGCAACCGGACCATCAAGTATCAGTTGTATGAACTGATTGAGTCTGGCGCTTTAGATGACTATATTTCCGATGAGTTGTATAGTGAAGGTTTTTGTACCCTGATTTTGCACCGTACAACCCATAAACCCAAAACGCACCGTATCAATCCTTTTGATGTCTTCCGATGA
- a CDS encoding Signal peptidase-like protein: protein MACGSCGTGGCGSGGCSSGGCSTKKGAGTCPSMFAHDWLNVVDLERPGTEFGVYEVAFKAGRRGFYVNNNNLDIAIGDPVVVEADRGVDYGSINLTGEMVRLRLRSKKTDPTTPFPGIIRAATLEDIEHAEKRAERESTSFVMCRDLIEKHDLMMRLVDVEWQFDGNKVTFFFTSDKRVDFRKLVRDLAARLSTRIELRQIGARDAAARVGGLGSCGRELCCSTWLQEFKPVSTTAAKSQSLPLNLTRLSGQCGRLKCCLNYELDQYIEALNEYPDIGIGFNSPKGRAYITKLDIFKQLVWYEVQDGSFDTLPLAEIRKILRMDTPEGHARAKRRVFGPGGQEEEELRKLED from the coding sequence ATGGCTTGTGGATCTTGTGGAACGGGCGGTTGTGGAAGTGGGGGGTGTAGCAGTGGTGGATGCTCAACCAAAAAAGGGGCTGGAACATGCCCGTCAATGTTTGCCCACGACTGGTTGAATGTGGTGGACTTGGAACGCCCTGGTACAGAGTTTGGGGTGTATGAAGTTGCATTTAAAGCCGGGCGTCGTGGCTTTTATGTCAATAACAATAATTTAGACATAGCCATCGGCGATCCAGTGGTGGTTGAGGCGGATCGCGGTGTAGATTATGGGAGCATCAACCTGACGGGCGAAATGGTACGTTTGCGGTTGCGGTCTAAAAAAACCGATCCTACAACACCTTTTCCGGGTATTATTCGTGCGGCCACGTTGGAAGACATAGAACATGCCGAAAAGCGGGCCGAGCGCGAAAGCACCTCTTTTGTCATGTGTCGTGACCTCATAGAAAAACATGATTTGATGATGCGGTTGGTGGATGTGGAGTGGCAGTTTGATGGAAATAAGGTCACGTTCTTCTTTACTTCCGACAAACGGGTAGATTTTCGCAAACTGGTTCGGGATTTGGCTGCCCGACTTTCTACAAGGATTGAACTTCGGCAAATTGGGGCACGAGATGCGGCTGCTCGTGTTGGTGGCCTTGGTTCATGTGGCAGGGAATTGTGCTGTTCTACGTGGCTCCAAGAGTTTAAGCCTGTCTCTACGACGGCGGCAAAATCGCAGAGTCTGCCCCTCAATTTAACACGGCTTAGCGGGCAATGTGGCCGGCTGAAATGTTGCCTAAACTATGAATTGGATCAATACATAGAAGCCCTAAATGAATATCCAGACATTGGGATTGGATTTAATAGTCCCAAGGGTCGTGCGTATATCACCAAATTAGATATTTTCAAACAATTGGTCTGGTACGAAGTACAGGACGGGAGTTTTGATACACTGCCACTCGCCGAGATACGAAAAATTTTGCGCATGGATACACCGGAAGGTCATGCACGCGCAAAACGACGGGTTTTTGGGCCGGGAGGGCAAGAAGAAGAGGAATTACGTAAATTAGAAGATTAA
- a CDS encoding DNA polymerase III subunit delta', whose product MDWADIIGQKRVKETLLQALSSGRVAQAYLFYGPEGVGKQAMGLYMAAALQCEPASLTQPETVLGFRKAQKGLHPDIHVFFPTPKDIDEKEISERLRLLYENPYRHVDPVRLPEVGVGKKGGKQSFYSVERINEGVKPRVKYHPSEGRLQVVLLLEADYLRVEAANAFLKILEEPNDHTVFILTSSRPERLLATILSRCQQVRFDPLQTDDLATALQDHAGLKPEEAQLYARMANGSYNKALTLAADTEIRALRELIVDYFRAVYSRNINQLAEFNERMAKMGRDALKNLMRLMLLWVRDLATFQSSGDVSHLVNVDFSDVIMRFCNGVPKAQMAYMADVLEEAHSLIERNVSEALILVVLQERLSQAMRGNATGALYVPLVAVD is encoded by the coding sequence ATGGACTGGGCGGACATTATTGGGCAAAAGCGGGTTAAGGAAACGCTTTTGCAGGCGCTTTCGTCTGGGAGGGTGGCACAAGCATACCTTTTTTATGGGCCAGAAGGGGTGGGGAAACAGGCAATGGGCTTGTATATGGCTGCTGCTTTACAGTGTGAGCCAGCATCATTGACCCAGCCCGAAACGGTTTTGGGGTTTCGGAAAGCACAAAAAGGGTTACACCCAGACATCCATGTTTTTTTTCCGACCCCCAAAGATATAGACGAAAAAGAAATCTCGGAAAGGCTACGGCTTTTGTATGAAAACCCTTATCGCCATGTGGATCCGGTAAGGCTTCCAGAGGTGGGAGTGGGAAAGAAAGGCGGAAAGCAATCGTTCTATTCTGTGGAACGCATCAATGAAGGGGTTAAACCGCGTGTGAAATACCATCCCAGTGAAGGACGTTTGCAAGTGGTTTTATTGTTGGAAGCGGACTATCTGCGCGTGGAAGCGGCGAATGCGTTCCTGAAAATTTTGGAAGAACCGAACGACCATACGGTGTTCATTCTGACATCGAGTAGGCCGGAACGGCTTTTGGCCACCATCCTTTCACGGTGTCAGCAAGTACGTTTTGATCCATTACAGACGGACGACTTGGCAACTGCCCTGCAAGACCATGCAGGTCTTAAGCCAGAAGAAGCCCAATTGTATGCCCGTATGGCCAACGGCTCATACAATAAAGCCCTTACTCTGGCTGCCGACACAGAGATTCGGGCATTAAGAGAACTGATTGTGGACTATTTTCGGGCAGTATATAGCCGAAATATCAATCAATTAGCAGAGTTTAATGAACGCATGGCAAAAATGGGCAGAGATGCCCTGAAAAATCTTATGCGGTTGATGTTGCTTTGGGTACGCGATCTCGCTACTTTTCAATCTTCCGGAGACGTTTCGCATTTGGTCAACGTTGATTTTTCGGACGTTATTATGCGCTTTTGTAATGGTGTTCCTAAGGCCCAAATGGCTTATATGGCCGATGTCTTGGAAGAAGCCCATAGCTTGATAGAGCGAAATGTGAGCGAAGCACTGATTCTTGTTGTTTTGCAGGAACGATTGTCTCAGGCCATGCGGGGGAATGCTACTGGTGCTCTTTATGTGCCGTTGGTTGCGGTAGATTGA
- a CDS encoding family 10 glycosylhydrolase, protein MNYSIVASCLLIIFGSLGLGCSTIKPSIHGKNWGSGEIRGVWLTNIDSEVMFTRQNIQVGIKRLADAGFNVVYPVVYNDGYTMHPSNVMVKYFGEANRQDSVFAANRIDPLAEIIREAQKYNLKVIPWFEFGFSSSYNPPDNILAKYPQWAGRDREGNILKKNGFTWLNGFHPEVQQFVLEIIQEVIERYKVDGIQGDDRLPALPSSGGYDDYTVSLYRKEHNGETPPHDYKDPAWLQWRADKLSDFGGRLYQMVKSQNPNLIVSLSPSIYPWSLEEYLQDWPEWIRRGQVDMLHPQAYRYEIERYKSTIDDMIRESGLDLKTRKMIMAPGILIKAGPRFNDPVYVKEALRYNREKGLHGEVFFFYEGLFEQNQHLADSLRASFYKKSARFPRK, encoded by the coding sequence ATGAACTATTCCATTGTCGCAAGCTGCTTGCTGATCATTTTCGGCAGTTTGGGGCTGGGTTGCTCCACGATCAAACCCTCCATACATGGAAAAAATTGGGGATCTGGTGAAATTCGGGGCGTTTGGCTAACGAACATTGATTCCGAAGTGATGTTTACACGTCAGAATATTCAGGTGGGCATCAAACGTCTTGCCGATGCGGGATTTAATGTGGTATATCCGGTGGTCTATAATGACGGTTATACCATGCACCCCAGCAATGTAATGGTGAAGTATTTTGGGGAGGCGAACCGTCAAGATTCCGTTTTTGCGGCGAATCGCATAGATCCATTGGCCGAAATTATTCGCGAAGCCCAAAAATACAACCTAAAAGTGATTCCTTGGTTCGAGTTTGGATTTTCCAGTTCATACAATCCGCCTGATAATATTCTGGCGAAATATCCACAATGGGCTGGGCGTGACCGTGAGGGGAATATTCTTAAAAAAAATGGCTTTACGTGGCTCAACGGCTTTCATCCGGAGGTGCAGCAATTCGTTTTGGAGATCATTCAAGAGGTTATAGAGCGGTACAAAGTGGATGGGATTCAAGGGGATGACCGCCTTCCAGCACTCCCGTCCTCTGGTGGCTACGATGATTACACGGTCTCGTTGTATCGCAAAGAGCATAATGGCGAAACTCCACCCCATGATTATAAAGATCCTGCTTGGCTCCAATGGCGTGCGGATAAACTCTCAGATTTTGGGGGACGATTGTACCAAATGGTAAAGTCTCAGAACCCAAACCTCATTGTTTCGCTTTCTCCTAGTATCTATCCGTGGTCTTTAGAGGAATATCTGCAAGATTGGCCAGAGTGGATTCGGCGTGGCCAAGTGGATATGCTGCATCCACAAGCGTACCGATACGAAATTGAGCGCTACAAAAGTACCATTGATGACATGATTCGGGAGTCAGGCTTAGACCTGAAAACACGGAAAATGATCATGGCTCCGGGTATCTTGATCAAGGCTGGGCCTCGGTTTAATGACCCCGTGTATGTGAAAGAAGCCCTCCGCTATAACCGTGAAAAAGGCCTGCACGGTGAGGTATTCTTCTTCTACGAAGGACTTTTTGAGCAAAATCAACATCTTGCCGACTCCTTGCGGGCGTCTTTTTACAAAAAATCGGCACGTTTCCCGAGAAAGTGA